CGGTCTCACAGTCAAGCTCCCTTGTGCACTTACACTCAACACCTGATTGCCAACCAGGCTGAGGGAACCTTTGGGCGCCTCCGTTACTCTTTAGGAGGCAACCGCCCCAGTTAAACTACCCATCAGACACTGTCCCTGATCCGGATCACGGACCCAGGTTAGACATCCAGCACGACCAGACTGGTATTTCAACGACGACTCCACAAACACTGGCGTGCCCGCTTCAAAGTCTCCCAGCTATCCTACACAAGCCGAACCGAACACCAATATCAAACTATAGTAAAGGTCCCGGGGTCTTTCCGTCCTGCTGCGCGAAACGAGCATCTTTACTCGTAGTGCAATTTCACCGGGCCTATGGTTGAGACAGTCGAGAAGTCGTTACGCCATTCGTGCAGGTCGGAACTTACCCGACAAGGAATTTCGCTACCTTAGGATGGTTATAGTTACCACCGCCGTTTACTGGCGCTTAAGTTCTCAGCTTCGCCCAACCGAAGTTGGACTAACCGGTCCCCTTAACGTTCCAGCACCGGGCAGGCGTCAGTCCGTATACATCGCCTTACGGCTTCGCACGGACCTGTGTTTTTAGTAAACAGTCGCTTCTCGCTGGTCTCTGCGGCCACCCCCAGCTCGGAGAGTAAATCTCCTCACCAGTGATGGCCCCCCTTCTCCCGAAGTTACGGGGGCATTTTGCCGAGTTCCTTAACCATAGTTCACCCGAACGCCTCGGTATTCTCTACCTGACCACCTGAGTCGGTTTAGGGTACGGGCCGCCATGAAACTCGCTAGAGGCTTTTCTCGACAGCATAGGATCATCCACTTCACCACAATCGGCTCGGCATCAGGTCTCAGCCTTAATGTGCGACGGATTTGCCTATCGCACGGCCTACACCCTTACCCCGGGACAACCACCGCCCGGGATGGACTACCTTCCTGCGTCACCCCATCACTCACCTACTGCAGGTCTGGTCCGTCGGCTCCACCACTCCCCCTTGCCCGAAGGCTCCGGGGCGGCTTCACGGACTTAGCATCGCCTGGTTCAATGTTTGACGCTTCACAGCGGGTACCGGAATATCAACCGGTTATCCATCGACTACGCCTGTCGGCCTCGCCTTAGGTCCCGACTTACCCTGGGCAGATCAGCTTGACCCAGGAACCCTTAGTCAATCGGCGCACACGTTTCCCACGTGTGTATCGCTACTCATGCCTGCATTCTCACTCGTGAACCGTCCACCACTAGCTTCCGCTGCAGCTTCACCCGGCACACGACGCTCCCCTACCCATCCCAGCCCCCGTTGGGGGTATGTGCTGGAATGACACGACTTCGGCGGTACGCTTGAGCCCCGCTACATTGTCGGCGCGGAATCACTAGACCAGTGAGCTATTACGCACTCTTTCAAGGGTGGCTGCTTCTAAGCCAACCTCCTGGTTGTCTGTGCGACTCCACATCCTTTCCCACTTAGCGTACGCTTAGGGGCCTTAGTCGATGCTCTGGGCTGTTTCCCTCTCGACCATGGAGCTTATCCCCCACAGTCTCACTGCCGTGCTCTCACTTACCGGCATTCGGAGTTTGGCTAAGGTCAGTAACCCGGTAGGGCCCATCGCCTATCCAGTGCTCTACCTCCGGCAAGAAACACACGACGCTGCACCTAAATGCATTTCGGGGAGAACCAGCTATCACGGAGTTTGATTGGCCTTTCACCCCTAACCACAGGTCATCCCCCAGGTTTTCAACCCTGGTGGGTTCGGTCCTCCACGAAGTCTTACCTCCGCTTCAACCTGCCCATGGCTAGATCACTCCGCTTCGGGTCTTGAGCGCGCTACTAAATCGCCCTATTCGGACTCGCTTTCGCTACGGCTTCCCCACACGGGTTAACCTCGCAACACACCGCAAACTCGCAGGCTCATTCTTCAAAAGGCACGCAGTCACGACCCACAGAGTAAACTCTGTGAGCGACGCTCCCACGGCTTGTAGGCACACGGTTTCAGGTACTATTTCACTCCGCTCCCGCGGTACTTTTCACCATTCCCTCACGGTACTATCCGCTATCGGTCACCAGGGAATATTTAGGCTTAACGGGTGGTCCCGCCAGATTCACACGGGATTTCTCGGGCCCCGTGCTACTTGGGTGTCTCTCAAACGAGCCGTTGATGTTTCGACTACGGGGGTCTTACCCTCTACGCCGGACCTTTCGCATGTCCTTCGCCTACATCAACGGTTTCTGACTCGCCTCACAGCCGGCAGACTGTGAAAGAGAGATCCCACAACCCCGCATACGCAACCCCTGCCGGGTCTCACACGTATACGGTTTGGCCTCATCCGGTTTCGCTCGCCACTACTCCCGGAATCACGGTTGTTTTCTCTTCCTGCGGGTACTGAGATGTTTCACTTCCCCGCGTTCCCTCCACACACCCTATGTGTTCAGATGTGGGTGACAGCCCATGACGACTGCCGGGTTTCCCCATTCGGAAACCCCCGGATCAAAGCCTGGTTGACGACTCCCCGGGGACTATCGTGGCCTCCCACGTCCTTCATCGGTTCCTGGTGCCAAGGCATCCACCGTGCGCCCTTAAAAACTTGGCCACAGATGCTCGCGTCCACTGTGCAGTTCTCAAACAACGACCAACCACCCACCACCCCACCCCTAAGGGGCGAGTTCACTGGGGCCGGCACTGAAGACACAACCTCACGGCCATACCCTCAGACACCCAACAGCGTGCCCGACACCCCTTACCACTCAGATCAGCTTTCCACGCCCCGAAGGACAGTACTCACAGCCTGAGATGACTGAGGTGCCGAATAATCAACGTTCCACCCATGAGCAACCACCGCCGGACGTATGCCGACGTAATGGCCCTGGACCACCAAGCTTGCTTGGCGGCCTAGATGCTCCTTAGAAAGGAGGTGATCCAGCCGCACCTTCCGGTACGGCTACCTTGTTACGACTTCGTCCCAATCGCCAGTCCCACCTTCGACAGCTCCCTCCCCGTAAGGGGTTGGGCCACCGGCTTCGGGTGTTACCGACTTTCGTGACGTGACGGGCGGTGTGTACAAGGCCCGGGAACGTATTCACCGCAGCAATGCTGATCTGCGATTACTAGCAACTCCGACTTCATGGGGTCGAGTTGCAGACCCCAATCCGAACTGAGACCGGCTTTTTGAGATTCGCTCCGCCTCACGGCATCGCAGCTCATTGTACCGGCCATTGTAGCACGTGTGCAGCCCAAGACATAAGGGGCATGATGACTTGACGTCGTCCCCACCTTCCTCCGAGTTGACCCCGGCAGTCTCCTGTGAGTCCCCATCACCCCGAAGGGCATGCTGGCAACACAGAACAAGGGTTGCGCTCGTTGCGGGACTTAACCCAACATCTCACGACACGAGCTGACGACAGCCATGCACCACCTGTACACCGACCACAAGGGGGCACCCATCTCTGGATGTTTCCGGTGTATGTCAAGCCTTGGTAAGGTTCTTCGCGTTGCGTCGAATTAAGCCACATGCTCCGCTGCTTGTGCGGGCCCCCGTCAATTCCTTTGAGTTTTAGCCTTGCGGCCGTACTCCCCAGGCGGGGAACTTAATGCGTTAGCTGCGGCACCGACGACGTGGAATGTCGCCAACACCTAGTTCCCACCGTTTACGGCGTGGACTACCAGGGTATCTAATCCTGTTCGCTCCCCACGCTTTCGCTCCTCAGCGTCAGTAATGGCCCAGAGATCCGCCTTCGCCACCGGTGTTCCTCCTGATATCTGCGCATTTCACCGCTACACCAGGAATTCCGATCTCCCCTACCACACTCTAGTCTGCCCGTATCGAATGCAGACCCGGGGTTAAGCCCCGGGCTTTCACATCCGACGCGACAGACCGCCTACGAGCTCTTTACGCCCAATAATTCCGGACAACGCTTGCGCCCTACGTATTACCGCGGCTGCTGGCACGTAGTTAGCCGGCGCTTCTTCTGCAGGTACCGTCACTTTCGCTTCTTCCCTGCTGAAAGAGGTTTACAACCCGAAGGCCGTCATCCCTCACGCGGCGTCGCTGCATCAGGCTTTCGCCCATTGTGCAATATTCCCCACTGCTGCCTCCCGTAGGAGTCTGGGCCGTGTCTCAGTCCCAGTGTGGCCGGTCGCCCTCTCAGGCCGGCTACCCGTCGTCGCCTTGGTGAGCCACTACCTCACCAACAAGCTGATAGGCCGCGGGCTCATCCTGCACCGCCGGAGCTTTTAACCCACCCCCATGCGAGGAAAGGTATTATCCGGTATTAGACCCCGTTTCCAGGGCTTGTCCCAGAGTGCAGGGCAGATTGCCCACGTGTTACTCACCCGTTCGCCACTAATCCACCCCGAAAGGCTTCATCGTTCGACTTGCATGTGTTAAGCACGCCGCCAGCGTTCGTCCTGAGCCAGGATCAAACTCTCCGTGAATGTTTACTCGGCCAGTAAATTAATACAGCCGGCACACACACACGAGAGCGGAACAGTCAAGCGGAATAAGCCCGACCGTTCACAGCGTCCTCGCTGTGTTTGTGTTACTTCAAAGGAACCTCAACCCACAGATAACTCTGTGAGCCGGGGTATCAACAAATCTGGCGTTGATTTTTGGCACGCTGTTGAGTTCTCAAGGAACGGACGCTTCCTTCGTACTCACCCAAGAGACTCTCTCAGGCTTTCCTCCGGGCTTCCCTTCGGTGTTCCAAACTCTATCAGCGTTTTTCCGTCTCCCTGACCACCGTTCAGCAGGCATGCAGAACGAGATCCTGGATGGGATCTGACAAGTTGGATGCTGCCAGGCGAGGACATTTGATCTTGTCGCTCCGCCTCAAGCAGGAGTGCAACAGTACACGGGCGTTCGGAGCAGGCGCAAATCGATTCCGCGGTCAGCCCGCGGACCTCAACCGCCGCCTCTCGCACGGAACCGTCACTTCATATGACATACGCTGCTCAACAGTGTGCCGTCCGGGACAGGCAGCGACGGCCCGTAATGAATCTCCACCCCCGGGAGGCTTCCCTTGACCAGCGTGACGTCCCCTCTAGCAGGGCGTGCCATCGGACTGGCCGCAGTGCCGGATCCGGTCTTCTCCGGAGCCATGGTCGGCCCCGGCACCGCGATCGACCCCGTGCGTGAGCCCTCGGAGGCCGTCGCCCCCGTGGCCGGAGTCATCGTTTCGCTCCACCCGCATGCGTTCGTGGTCGTTGACGACGAGGGACACGGTGTACTCACTCACCTCGGTATCGACACCGTGCAGCTCAATGGCGAGGGCTTCGAGTTGCTCGTCAACAAGGGTGACACCGTGACGCGTGGTCAGAGCGTGGTGCGCTGGAACCCGGCCGCCGTGGAAGCAGCCGGCAAGTCCCCGGTGTGCCCGATCGTGGCACTCGAAGCCACGGCCGATTCCCTCTCCGGTCTCACTGAAGACGGCGCCGTGAAGGCCGGAGACACCCTCTTCGGTTGGCAGTGACGTCAGCGCCGTTGCATGACGGCGAGCAGGAGAACCACCGCGGTGGCGGGACCCGCCGCACTAACGGAGACGGTGAGATGGAGACAACGCTGCGAGGCGTCGGCGTGAGCCACGGGGTGGCTATCGGCGAGGTTCGACACATGGGGACGGCGGTACTCGAACCACCTGCCAAACAGATTTCGGCGGAGGACGCGGAACGCGAGCAAGGACGCGCGCGCCAGGCCGTGGACGCTGTCGCGGCGGACCTCAACGCGCGCGGCAACCTGGCGGGCGGCGAAGCCCAGGCGGTGCTCGAGGCGCAGGCCATGATGGCCCAGGACCCCGAGCTCATGGCGGACGTGGACCGGCGTATCGCGGTCGGCAGTACGGCCGAGCGAGGTGTGTACGACGCGTTCGCCGCGTACCGCGCCCTGCTGGCGAGTGCCGGCGAGTACCTGGCTGGTCGCGTGGCCGACCTTGACGACGTGCGGAATCGTATCGTCGCCCGGCTGCTCGGGGTTCCCATGCCCGGCGTCCCCGACAGCGACGAGCCGTACGTCCTTATCGCTCGTGACCTCGCTCCCGCCGACACCGCACTGCTGGACCCGACTCTGGTACTCGGCTTCGTGACCGAGGAGGGCGGGCCGACCAGCCACAGCGCGATCCTGGCGAGGGCCCTGGGGGTTCCCGCTGTCGTGGCCTTGCCTGGTGCGGGTGAGCTCGCCGAGGGCACCGTGATCGCGGTGGACGGCAGCACGGGTGAGATCTTCGTGGAACCCAGCGAGGAACGGAAAGCGCAGTTGAAGGGGGCAGCGGCCCAGCGCAAGGCGGCGCTGTCGGCCTCGACCGGCCCGGGCTCCACCTCCGACGGTCACATGGTGCCCCTGCTGGCGAACGTCGGGGGGCCGGCGGACGTTCCGGCTGCCGTCGAGGCCGGGGCCGAGGGTGTCGGTCTCTTCCGTACCGAGTTCCTTTTCCTGGACGACAGCAAGAACGCGCCGTCCGAGGCGAAGCAGGTCGAGGCGTACCGACAGGTTCTAGAGGCATTTCCCGAGGGGCGCGTCGTCGTACGAGTACTCGACGCGGGCGCGGACAAGCCACTGGACTTCCTGACGCCGGCCGACGAGCCGAACCCGGCTCTCGGTGTGCGCGGTCTTCGGACCCTGCTCGACCACCCCGATGTACTGCGGACACAGCTGACGGCACTCGCCAAAGCCGCGGAGGGGCTGCCTGTCTACCTTGAGGTCATGGCTCCCATGGTCGCGGACCGGGCCGACGCCAAGGCGTTCGCGGACGCGTGCCGTGCGGCCGGGCTGCGGGCGAAGTTCGGTGCCATGGTGGAGATTCCGTCCGCCGCGCTGCGGGCGCGCTCGATCCTGCAGGAGGTCGAGTTCCTTTCCCTGGGAACCAACGACCTCGCGCAGTACACCTTCGCCGCGGACCGTCAGGTGGGTGCGGTTTCTCGCCTGCAGGATCCCTGGCAGCCCGCCCTGCTCGACCTGGTCGCCCTGTCCGCCGAGGCGGCGAGGGCCGAGGGCAAGAGCTGTGGTGTATGTGGTGAGGCAGCGTCGGATCCGTTGCTCGCGTGTGTGCTGATCGGTCTGGGTGTCACCTCTCTTTCCATGGGTGCGGCTTCGATTCCGTATGTGCGGGCGTCGTTGGCCAAGTACACGCTGGCTCAGTGTGAGCGGGCCGCCGCGGCGGCCCGTGCTGTGGACAGCGCCGGCGAGGCTCGCGAAGCCGCTCAGGCGGTGTTGTCGGGCGAGTAGGTGGCCGGTCTGCCCGCGTCGACAGTCAGGTGGGCCAGGAACAGACCGTTCGTCGGGCGAGGGGCGTCCCACTTGGGGCGCCCCTCGCCCGTTCCTCGTTTCAGTGAGCGTGTCCCGTCGTGGGCTCCCCTTCTTCGAGGTCGGGGGGTGTGCAGTAGTCGACGTCCGGTTCCGGGGAGATGAGGTCGCCCGATTCGGCGTCGGTGCAGTAGGCGTCGAAGACCTCGCCGGCGGTCAATGGCTCGACTCCGTCAGCGCGCAGGCGCCAGCCGTATACGCGGTCGCTGTGTCCGGAGGCGGTGGTGCGCATGACGAGGCCGCCGGGGCTCTGTGCGGCGAGTCCGAGCGCCAGGACCGTCGTGAATTCGAGAGCTTCGGCCTCGTCTAGTTCTGTGGCGCCCTCGCTGTCGTCGTCGGCGTGAAGGACGGCGATCAGTGTTTCGACCGGTGTCGTGACACTGCAGACGAGATGCCTGTTTCCCGGTGGGGCGGTGTCGATGATGCGGACGAGAAGGCTCGAAGCACGGGCGAAGGCCGCGCGCCCGATGTCCTCGCCGCAGGACGCGCATGCGCCGATACGCGCCAGGAGTGTGGCGGCGTACTCCCAGGTCGCCTGTCGGACGGCCTCGTCGACCAGGTCCGGGAGCAGTTCGGCGAGGGGTCGGCCGTCGTACGGAACGGTCGGGCCAGTGGTCGCGAGTTCCGCTGTGAAGCGGGTGCGGCTGGTCGAGGCATCCGGGTCGAGGCCGGTGACGGTGCAGAATTCGGCGTACTCCTCCGGGTCGAAGAGCGCGACGGTGGTGTGGTTGCCCTGGGCGGCGAGGCTCCTCAGGAGAGCTTCCACCTCCCGGAGGTAGGCCGTGTGGTTGTCGAAGGTGAAGGTGCGGTAGCGCCGCATCGCCCGGAAGTCGTGCTCGTCGGTGAGCAGGCCGATGGTGCCCGCGATTTCGCGGCGCAGAACGCGCCGCATGGTTGATTGCCCGGTGTTCGTCATGGTTCCCCCTGTGCGCTGTCGATCAATGCTCACTCACAGTAATCGGAGGCACTGACAATGCCTTTTGTGTCAGGCGGTCGCGGACGACGCGGTGCTGGATCATGCAGGTCACAGCGATGCCGACGCCGAAGCTGGTCCAGCCGAGAGGCCCGGTGGCGATGGCCGCCGTGACGGCCAGTGGTCCGATGCTGCGCTGGACGGCTTGCGCGAGTCCGTGGACACCGAGGTACGCGCCCTGTGCGGTGTCGGAAGCGAGGGCGACGGAGATCTCCCAGGAGACGGTGGCGTGGAGCATCTCGGCCAGGGTGAAGGCGGCGGCCGAGGCGGTGAGGAAGAGCGTCGCGGAGGTGGTCGTACCGGTTGCCGAGAGGGCCATGGTGACGCCGCCCAGGGCGAAGACCGCGGAGAGCGGGAGCAGCAGTGCGCGAGCGGCCTTGGTGGTGGCGCCGAAGCGGGCCAGGGGGACCTGGAGGGCAACCACCAGCACGTTGTTGAGGACCATCAGCAGGGGTGCGAGGCCGGTCGGTGCGCTGCCGGTGTGGGCGATCCAGAGGGGCAGGCCGACCTTGAAGACCGCGTCGTCGAGGAAGAGGACGGCCTCGGTCGCGACGTAGGCGAGGTAGGTGCGATCGCGCCAGGGATTCGCCGGTCTGTCCGTGGGCGTCGGGTCGGACGATGTGATGACCGTGCGGGAGGGCGAGGGGGGTTCCGCACAGCGGAGGGTGAGCATCGCGATGGCGACGAACGAGAGTGCGTCGCCGACGAGAAGCCATCGGTAGGCCGCGGTGGAGCCGAGGGCCAGGGCCGCGGCAGCGGCCAGGCCGCCCAAGGCCCAACCGGCGTTGGCGGCGGTCCGGTTGACCGCCTGGTATCGGACGCGGTCCGGGCCGGCGACGCGGGTGGCATAGAGCTTTGTGATGACGCTGGACGCGCGGTCGCCGAAGCCGCCGACGGCCGTACACGCGAGGAGTACCGCGTAGTGATCGGTCGTGAGCAGGGCGAACGAGGCCAGAGCACGCGTCACCTGGACGGCGACCAGGACGCGGGTGAGCGGGAAGCGGTCGGCGAGGCGGCCGCCCATGGGTGCTCCGGCGATGCCGATGGCTCCCGCCGCGGCGACAAGGGTGCCGACCTCCGCGACGGAGAGGCCGGAGACATAGGTGAAGTAGAGGACGGAGACGGATGCCCACAGTCCGCTGCCGATGCGGTCGACGAGAGTGATGACGAGCATTTTGCGGCCGTCGGGGCCTCCTGGTAGGCGGTCGATCCAGGCTGCCGCACGGCGCATTGGATACACGTCCCCTCTTGCTTCAATTTATGTATTGATACATAATCGTCAACGTGGCAACACAATATGGGATCAGCGGTACGACGGCCAAGGGAATTGCCTCGTCCGTCGAAAGAGGTGTGTCCGAGGGGCTGTTGGGGCCGGGCGCCGCGCTGCCTCCGGTGCGTCGGCTCGCCGACGGTCTGGGGGTGAGCCCGGGGACGGTCGCGACGGCCTACAAGGAGTTGCAGCGGCGCGGAATCGTCGTCACGCGAGGTCGTGGCGGGACTGTCGTGGCTGCCGCTCCCGCGGTCGCGTCGCGGCGGCCTCCGAGGGTGCCGGACGGTCTGCGCGACCTGGCCGGCGGCCACCCTGATCCAGACCTGCTCCCCCGGCTGGTACCGCCTTCACACCTCTCTCCCGGTGCCCGGTCGCACCGCGCGACACCCCGGCTGGGGCGCTTGGAGCACGCCGTCCGGGAGTGGCTCGGGCCGGACGGGGTGCCGACCGAGCAGGTGGCCTTCGCCCACGGTGCGCTGGATCTGATCGGGCGGCTGCTGTCGGTGGAGCTGCGCCCCGGAGATGCGGTAGCCATGGAGGACCCCGGCTACCACCATCTGCTGGATCTGGTGACCGCTCTGGGGTTGCGCAACGTCCCGGTCGCCGTGGACGACGAGGGGCTGCTCCCGGAAGCGCTGCGAGAGGCACTGCGGGCGGGTGTGCGGGCCGTCGTGTGCAGTCCGCGCGCGCAGAACCCGCGCGGCGGGTGCTTCTCGGCGGCGCGCCGGGACGCGCTTGTCGCGGTGCTCCAGGAGGAGCCGGAGGTTCTCGTGGTGGAGAACGATCACGCGTCCGCCGTCGCGGACGCGCCCTTGTACACGCTTACGTCGGGCGGACTGGCCCGGTGGGTGCATGTGCGTACGGTGAGCAAGTTCCTCGGCACCGACCTGCGGTGGGCCGCGGCGGCCTGTGACCCGATCACGCTGGCCCGGCACGACGGACGGATGCTGCTGACGTCCGGCTGGGTCAGCCATCTGCTCCAGGAGACCGTGTACGGGCTGATGACGGACGACGGCACGCGCGCGTTGGCCACGCGTGCACGGGAAACGTACTCGCTGCGGCGGAACACCCTTCTTCAGGAGCTCGAACGGCACCGGATCGCCGCCCGGGGAGCGAGCGGGATGAACGTATGGGTGCCGGTGCCGGACGAGTCCGCCGTGGTCAACGGACTACGGTCGTACGGCTGGTGGGTGGCCGCCGGGGCGCGGTTCCGGCTCGCCTCCGGGCCGGCGGTCCGGATCTCGGTGGCTGACCTCCAGCCGGCCGACGCGGCGCGGCTGGCCTCGGACTTCGCCGCCGTACTGGTCGAGTCCGAGGCGACCTATGGTGGTTGACCGCTGTTTCCGGGGGCTGTTCAGGCGCGTTTGCGGGCCAGGTCTTCATAGAAGTGCAGCAGGTCGAGGTTGTCGATGGAGCCGGGGTTGACGGCCTTCTCCAGGGGGCTTCCCTGGAGAAGTCGCTTGACCGGGACCTCGATGCGTTTGCCGGTGAGGGTGTGCGGCACGCCCGGGACCTCGATGACCTCGTCGGGGA
This genomic interval from Streptomyces sp. B21-083 contains the following:
- a CDS encoding PTS sugar transporter subunit IIA, which gives rise to MTSVTSPLAGRAIGLAAVPDPVFSGAMVGPGTAIDPVREPSEAVAPVAGVIVSLHPHAFVVVDDEGHGVLTHLGIDTVQLNGEGFELLVNKGDTVTRGQSVVRWNPAAVEAAGKSPVCPIVALEATADSLSGLTEDGAVKAGDTLFGWQ
- a CDS encoding aminotransferase class I/II-fold pyridoxal phosphate-dependent enzyme, producing MATQYGISGTTAKGIASSVERGVSEGLLGPGAALPPVRRLADGLGVSPGTVATAYKELQRRGIVVTRGRGGTVVAAAPAVASRRPPRVPDGLRDLAGGHPDPDLLPRLVPPSHLSPGARSHRATPRLGRLEHAVREWLGPDGVPTEQVAFAHGALDLIGRLLSVELRPGDAVAMEDPGYHHLLDLVTALGLRNVPVAVDDEGLLPEALREALRAGVRAVVCSPRAQNPRGGCFSAARRDALVAVLQEEPEVLVVENDHASAVADAPLYTLTSGGLARWVHVRTVSKFLGTDLRWAAAACDPITLARHDGRMLLTSGWVSHLLQETVYGLMTDDGTRALATRARETYSLRRNTLLQELERHRIAARGASGMNVWVPVPDESAVVNGLRSYGWWVAAGARFRLASGPAVRISVADLQPADAARLASDFAAVLVESEATYGG
- a CDS encoding MFS transporter, which gives rise to MLVITLVDRIGSGLWASVSVLYFTYVSGLSVAEVGTLVAAAGAIGIAGAPMGGRLADRFPLTRVLVAVQVTRALASFALLTTDHYAVLLACTAVGGFGDRASSVITKLYATRVAGPDRVRYQAVNRTAANAGWALGGLAAAAALALGSTAAYRWLLVGDALSFVAIAMLTLRCAEPPSPSRTVITSSDPTPTDRPANPWRDRTYLAYVATEAVLFLDDAVFKVGLPLWIAHTGSAPTGLAPLLMVLNNVLVVALQVPLARFGATTKAARALLLPLSAVFALGGVTMALSATGTTTSATLFLTASAAAFTLAEMLHATVSWEISVALASDTAQGAYLGVHGLAQAVQRSIGPLAVTAAIATGPLGWTSFGVGIAVTCMIQHRVVRDRLTQKALSVPPITVSEH
- the ptsP gene encoding phosphoenolpyruvate--protein phosphotransferase: METTLRGVGVSHGVAIGEVRHMGTAVLEPPAKQISAEDAEREQGRARQAVDAVAADLNARGNLAGGEAQAVLEAQAMMAQDPELMADVDRRIAVGSTAERGVYDAFAAYRALLASAGEYLAGRVADLDDVRNRIVARLLGVPMPGVPDSDEPYVLIARDLAPADTALLDPTLVLGFVTEEGGPTSHSAILARALGVPAVVALPGAGELAEGTVIAVDGSTGEIFVEPSEERKAQLKGAAAQRKAALSASTGPGSTSDGHMVPLLANVGGPADVPAAVEAGAEGVGLFRTEFLFLDDSKNAPSEAKQVEAYRQVLEAFPEGRVVVRVLDAGADKPLDFLTPADEPNPALGVRGLRTLLDHPDVLRTQLTALAKAAEGLPVYLEVMAPMVADRADAKAFADACRAAGLRAKFGAMVEIPSAALRARSILQEVEFLSLGTNDLAQYTFAADRQVGAVSRLQDPWQPALLDLVALSAEAARAEGKSCGVCGEAASDPLLACVLIGLGVTSLSMGAASIPYVRASLAKYTLAQCERAAAAARAVDSAGEAREAAQAVLSGE